From Penaeus vannamei isolate JL-2024 unplaced genomic scaffold, ASM4276789v1 unanchor537, whole genome shotgun sequence, the proteins below share one genomic window:
- the LOC138861021 gene encoding uncharacterized protein translates to MIPPPREDLLLSQIRFVWSVGGAAGGAVFSAPDGSRAFRVDLENGMPTRRTKGLKRINIAWKTKANRLSRKTIFLPAGARDVEAHYVYQGPPAQDAREGPPPEDEAVEEVAAAEGVAVEEVAAAKDVAGDPEIARLYGIHPPQGQRFTDTGVPLVDIGSFLRDGMKCIGEGAYSFVYAISRPGLPPVCVKKFKRPFRRYHYEEAETLHALRKVPGLPRLVGLSPSPAAVVMTYHGPLEFHKWICKHFDLDEYLEILLALSTILHGLHTAGFTHNDLKGDNVVVDRRNVPTLIDVGLVSFINSRPYRYNATKKTRHLENVRAR, encoded by the coding sequence ATGATTCCTCCGCCGAGAGAGGATCTTCTCCTGTCGCAGATCCGGTTCGTGTGGTCGGTCGGAGGCGCGGCCGGGGGCGCCGTGTTCTCCGCGCCCGACGGCAGCCGCGCCTTCAGAGTTGACCTTGAGAATGGCATGCCGACGCGGCGCACCAAGGGGCTCAAGAGGATCAACATCGCGTGGAAGACAAAGGCCAACAGGCTGTCCAGAAAGACGATCTTCCTCCCCGCGGGAGCGAGAGACGTCGAGGCTCACTACGTCTACCAAGGTCCTCCGGCGCAGGACGCACGTGAAGGCCCTCCTCCCGAAGATGAGGCTGTGGAGGAGGTTGCTGCTGCTGAGGGTGTGGCTGTGGAGGAAGTTGCTGCTGCTAAGGATGTAGCTGGCGATCCAGAAATCGCTCGTCTCTACGGCATCCATCCCCCGCAGGGGCAGCGCTTCACAGACACAGGTGTTCCGCTCGTCGACATCGGGTCCTTTCTGCGTGACGGAATGAAATGCATCGGCGAGGGAGCTTACAGCTTTGTGTATGCCATCAGTCGACCCGGCTTGCCTCCTGTGTGCGTGAAGAAGTTCAAAAGACCATTCCGCCGGTACCACTACGAGGAGGCCGAGACTCTGCACGCCCTGAGAAAGGTTCCTGGACTTCCCAGGCTGGTGGGgctgtctccctcccccgccgCGGTGGTGATGACCTACCACGGGCCCCTGGAATTCCATAAGTGGATCTGCAAGCACTTCGACCTGGACGAGTACCTCGAAATCCTTCTGGCCCTCAGCACCATCCTGCACGGCCTCCACACCGCGGGCTTCACGCACAACGACCTCAAGGGCGACAACGTAGTCGTCGACAGACGCAACGTGCCGACCCTGATTGACGTGGGTCTTGTGTCGTTCATCAACAGCCGCCCTTATAGGTACAACGCGACTAAGAAAACACGCCACCTCGAGAACGTGCGTGCGAGATAA